CAGGGCGATTGCCTCCTGATACGACCGCACGTTGTTATACCCCATCACCAGCCCGTAGCGCTTGCCCGACCCGCTGTACCACGCCGACAGGGCATTCACCTGCAGCTGCTGCTGTTGCCAGCAACGGGCGATCTCCAGGTCGCAGCTGCCTCTGGTTAAGAACGCCACTATGTGCATCCCGCCGTCGTTCTGCTCGGTGAAGAAGCGATCCCCGTAGACCTCGTGCAGGGCGGCGATCATCCAGTCGCGCCGCTGCTGGTAGAGGGCGCGCATCTTTTTCAGGTGGCGGAAGAAATGACCCTCGTTGATAAAGGCGGTGAGGATCTTTTGCGTCAGCACCGGCTGGCCGCTGGCGAGCAGATCGGCGCAGTCGTTAAAGGCCGACACCGTGCTGGCGGGCATCACCACATAACCCAGGCGCAGGGACGGCATCACAGTTTTGCTGAAGGTGCCCATGTAGATCACCCGATCCTGACGATCGAGGCTTTTCAGTGACGGCAGCACCTTGCGGGTGTAGTGAAACTCGCCGTCATAGTCATCTTCAACTATCCACGCCTCGTTGCGGGTGGCCCAGTCGAGCAGCTGCTGTCTTCGCGGCAATGAGAGAGTGACCGCCAGCGGGCTCTGGTGCGACGGCGTGACGATGGCAAACCGGGCGTCGGCGTGGTGGCGCAGCAGGTACTCCGTGTCCATCCCGGCGCGATCTACCGGCACCGTATGCAGACGCGGCACGATGCGCCGGAGCAGCTGCTGGCCCATAAAATAGCCCGGATCTTCAAATACCACCTTGTCGTTGCGGCTGGCGAGAGTGTCGAGGATCAGGCGCAGGCTGCCGCTGTAGCCGCTGGTGATCAGCACCTGATCCGGCGTGCAGGCGAGCCCGCGGGAAATGTTCAGGTAGCTGGCGATGGCCTGGCGCAGGGGAGCCCAGCCCATCACCGGCGGGTTGAGCATCTCCTCCTGGCGCATGGCCCGCACCGCCTGTCCCGCCAGCAGCAGCCATTTCTTGTACGGAAAGCTGTCCAGCGCCGGGATGCCGGGGCGCAAAAATCCCGCGCGTTCCCGCTGGCTGACCAGCGATTCCGGAAGCGTGCCGGTGACGGGATCGTCTGACACGGGGGCCGCGACCGGCAGGTTTAAGTCCGGGTTCACCCGGGTGCCGCGCGCCCCCTGGCTTACCAGATAGCCCTCGCCGATCAGAATGGCATAGGCGGTTTCAACCGTTTTGCGCGCCACCTTCAGCTCTTCCGCCAGCACGCGAATGGCAGGTACCTTGTCGCCGGGCTTGAGTACGCCGCGGGTGATGTTGTCCCGATAGCGGGTGTAGATCTGGTGATAGCCCGGCTTCATGTCCTACCTCGTTTCGCGCTTTTTGTATCTTTTTACTATGTCATGAACGGCGTAAATTTACCCCATCGCATGACCCATCCCGCACAAAAAGAGGTAAGACAATGAGCACTCGCGTTAACCACCATAAAGCCACACCTGCCCTCGCTAAAGCCCTGTCCGACCTGAGCATGGCGGTGGGCCAGACCTCCATCGACCCGGCGCTGAAGCACCTGATCGACATCCGCGTCTCCCAGCTCAACGGCTGCACCTTCTGTCTGGATATGCATTCGAAAGAGGCCAAAATTGCCGGTGAGCGCGAGCTGCGTCTCTACCATCTGACCGCATGGCGCGAGTCGCCGCTGTTCAGCGCCCGTGAAAAAGCGGCGCTGGCCTTCACCGAAGCGCTGACGCAGATCGGCCCGCACGGGGTCAGCGACGTGCTCTACCGCAGCGTGGCGGAACATTATTCGGAAGTGGAGATTTCGGAGCTGAACTTCGCCATCGTGGCGATCAACGCCTGGAACCGCTTAGGCATCACCTCCCGCATGGAACCGGGCTCGCTGGATGCCGCCTACGGCCTGAACAAGGCTAACCTCGAGTAAGACCGCGCTCGCGGATCATTGCCACCAGCGCCTGCAAACCCGGCGGGACGTGGCGATGGCCGGGGTAATAGAGCCGCAGTCCGGCAAAGGGCTGCGTCCACTCCTCCAGCACGCTCACCAGCTCTCCGCTTTTCAGCTCCTGCTGTATATAGAGTTCCGGTAAAAATCCCACCCCCAGCCCGGCCTTTACCGCCCGGATCGAGGCAAACAGATCCGAGGTGGCAAAACGCGGCGGCACCGCCAGGGCGATCTGCTCCCCGCGCCGCTCCAGCTCCCAGCGATAGATCCCCCCGTGCGCCATGCGCATGCCGATACCCTGATGCTGCAGCAGATCGTCAGGAGTTTCTGGCGTGCCATGACGGGCAAAATAGTCCGGCGTGGCGGTGACGAGCTGGCGGATATCCGGGGTAAGCCTGATGGCGATCATGTCCTGCGGCACCGACTCCGCCAGGCGCACCCCCGCGTCGTAACCTTCCGCCACGATATCGATCATCCGCGCTTCGCTCACCGTTTCGACGCGCATTTTCGGGTAGCGGATCATGTAGTCGATCAGCAGTTCGTCCAGGAACAGGGTTCCCACGTTATTCGGCACGTTCAGACGCAGGGTGCCGGCAGGTTCGTCGGCATCGCTGTGGATCTCACTGCTTGCCTGGCGGATCTCCTGCAACGCAGGGCCGACGCGGGCCACAAAGCGCTGCCCCGCCTCGGTGAGCGCCACGCTGCGGGTGGTACGGTGAAACAGGCGGGTTTGCAGGCGGCTTTCCAGCCCGGCAACGGCGTTACTCGCGGCGGTGGGCGACATCCCCAGCTCCTGTGCGGCGGCGCGAAAACTGCCGCGACGCACGACGGCCATCACCACTTCCAGCTCTGTCAGTCCTGAACGGTGCATAGATTATCCTGAAAATCGAAACAACCTTTGCAGCATAGCGTGGATTATCGTAACGGAGAAGGCGTGCCAGACTCTCTCCATCCAGTCTGAGGAGGTCGTTATGCATCACATCGAACAGATTTATATCAACGGTGAATTTGTCACCCCACACGGCAGCGAGCGCTTCGATCTGTTTAACCCGGCGACGGCACGGGTTATCGGGCAGGTACGTCTGGCCGACGCGGTGGATGCCGAACGCGCCATTGCCGCAGCAAACGCGGCGTTTCCGGCATGGGCAAAAACCACAAAGCAGGAGCGCATCGCCGCCCTGCAACGGATGCATGCTGCCGTGGCCGCCCGCCACGACGATCTGCTGGAGGCGGTGATTGAAGAGTATGGCGCGCCCGCGTCGCGCTCGGCGTGGATGGCGAGCTATCCGGCCGAGGTGATTGCCCAGGCCATTGAGGCGCTGGAGGCGTTTGAGTTCACCCTGACGGCGGGTGCTGCAAAGGTTGAGATGACGCCGCTCGGCGTGGCCGGGCTGATTACCCCCTGGAACAGCGATGCGGGCTTTATCTGCGGCAAACTGGCGGCGGCGCTGACGGCAGGCTGCACTGCGGTGATCAAACCCAGCGAGATGAGCGCCCTGCAGACGCAGATTGTGACCGAGGCGCTGCACGCGGCAGATCTGCCGCCGGGGGTGTTTAACATCGTTACCGGGCGCGGCGACACGGTGGGGGAGACGATAAGTCGTCACCCGGATGTGGCAAAAATCTCGTTTACCGGCTCGACCCAGACCGGCAAAGCGATCCTGCGCAACGCGGCG
This DNA window, taken from Leclercia adecarboxylata, encodes the following:
- a CDS encoding PLP-dependent aminotransferase family protein — encoded protein: MKPGYHQIYTRYRDNITRGVLKPGDKVPAIRVLAEELKVARKTVETAYAILIGEGYLVSQGARGTRVNPDLNLPVAAPVSDDPVTGTLPESLVSQRERAGFLRPGIPALDSFPYKKWLLLAGQAVRAMRQEEMLNPPVMGWAPLRQAIASYLNISRGLACTPDQVLITSGYSGSLRLILDTLASRNDKVVFEDPGYFMGQQLLRRIVPRLHTVPVDRAGMDTEYLLRHHADARFAIVTPSHQSPLAVTLSLPRRQQLLDWATRNEAWIVEDDYDGEFHYTRKVLPSLKSLDRQDRVIYMGTFSKTVMPSLRLGYVVMPASTVSAFNDCADLLASGQPVLTQKILTAFINEGHFFRHLKKMRALYQQRRDWMIAALHEVYGDRFFTEQNDGGMHIVAFLTRGSCDLEIARCWQQQQLQVNALSAWYSGSGKRYGLVMGYNNVRSYQEAIALLERPKQQTLELLR
- a CDS encoding carboxymuconolactone decarboxylase family protein, with the protein product MSTRVNHHKATPALAKALSDLSMAVGQTSIDPALKHLIDIRVSQLNGCTFCLDMHSKEAKIAGERELRLYHLTAWRESPLFSAREKAALAFTEALTQIGPHGVSDVLYRSVAEHYSEVEISELNFAIVAINAWNRLGITSRMEPGSLDAAYGLNKANLE
- a CDS encoding LysR family transcriptional regulator — translated: MHRSGLTELEVVMAVVRRGSFRAAAQELGMSPTAASNAVAGLESRLQTRLFHRTTRSVALTEAGQRFVARVGPALQEIRQASSEIHSDADEPAGTLRLNVPNNVGTLFLDELLIDYMIRYPKMRVETVSEARMIDIVAEGYDAGVRLAESVPQDMIAIRLTPDIRQLVTATPDYFARHGTPETPDDLLQHQGIGMRMAHGGIYRWELERRGEQIALAVPPRFATSDLFASIRAVKAGLGVGFLPELYIQQELKSGELVSVLEEWTQPFAGLRLYYPGHRHVPPGLQALVAMIRERGLTRG